Proteins encoded within one genomic window of Mauremys mutica isolate MM-2020 ecotype Southern chromosome 11, ASM2049712v1, whole genome shotgun sequence:
- the SEMA7A gene encoding semaphorin-7A isoform X2, with protein MDWAVGAWVMSSPVVSMHFHSPQEDFPEQDSGACQKPEDEKNYLTFIGKYHDTLLICGTNACKPTCWNLADRNKSEVAAQGLAPFVPNQNSLVLVDGEAIYSTISLHQHNGKIPRFRQVRGTGELYTSDTVMQNPKFVKATVIKQDERHDDKIYYFFREDNPDKSPEAPLQVSRVAQLCKGDKGGTSSLSASKWTTFLKATLVCVDPATKSNFNLLQDVFFVPSDKNWRETRVYGLFSNCWGYSAVCVYTIGDIDTVFRTSKLKGYTKDMPHVRPGQCPWDGNHTPPGTFKIADLYPEVEQRVQPVAPRNSPLFHNKNCYQEIGVHRIQARDGHTYNVLYLVTDKGYIHKMVEMPHGVLNILEIQPFKQPAPILAMTLDHRRAKLYVSSPTEVVQVPMDMCEVYHRSCESCVMAKDPYCGWADGNCVSVKTNLTMLQNVTLESSAEICPRLVFKQQEVDSPKSYRNVTVALFSRYFLHCPTESHAATYMWHHNGSHVQNCGSTHRPCIHFIKNMTHDHYGRYTCISEENGFSQTLVKEWLLKQPAPSQTLMQRSQAVAASPSFWLGFLQMMALARLFQ; from the exons ATGGACTGGGCAGTGGGAGCATGGGTGATGTCTTCTCCGGTTGTCTCTATGCACTTCCATTCCCCTCAG GAGGACTTCCCAGAACAGGATTCAGGAGCCTGCCAAAAACCA GAGGACGAGAAGAACTACCTGACTTTCATTGGCAAGTACCATGACACGCTGTTGATCTGTGGGACAAATGCCTGCAAGCCGACCTGCTGGAACTTG gcCGATCGGAATAAATCTGAAGTGGCTGCACAGGGCTTGGCTCCTTTTGTGCCTAACCAGAACTCCCTGGTCCTTGTTGATG GCGAAGCCATCTATTCCACCATCAGCTTGCACCAGCACAATGGGAAGATACCCCGCTTCCGCCAGGTCCGAGGGACTGGGGAGCTCTACACCAGCGACACAGTGATGCAGA ACCCAAAGTTTGTGAAAGCCACTGTCATCAAACAAGATGAGCGCCATGATGACAAGATCTACTATTTCTTTCGAGAAGACAATCCGGACAAGAGTCCCGAGGCCCCGTTACAAGTCTCCAGAGTGGCCCAGCTGTGCAAG GGAGACaaagggggcaccagctccctcTCTGCTTCCAAGTGGACCACCTTCCTGAAGGCCACGCTGGTCTGCGTCGACCCAGCCACCAAGAGCAACTTCAACTTGCTGCAAGATGTCTTCTTTGTCCCGTCAGACAAGAACTGGAGGGAAACCAGAGTGTATGGACTCTTCTCCAACTGCTG GGGGTACTCGGCCGTTTGCGTCTACACCATCGGTGACATTGACACTGTGTTCCGGACATCGAAACTCAAAGGCTACACTAAGGACATGCCCCACGTCCGTCCTGGACAG TGCCCTTGGGACGGAAATCATACCCCTCCTGGGACTTTCAAAATAGCTGACCTCTACCCGGAGGTGGAGCAAAGAGTGCAGCCCGTTGCCCCAAGGAATAGCCCCCTATTCCACAACAAGAATTGCTACCAGGAAATCGGGGTGCACCGCATCCAGGCGAGAGACGGACACACCTACAACGTCCTCTATTTGGTGACAG ACAAAGGGTATATCCACAAAATGGTGGAGATGCCACACGGCGTCCTGAACATCCTAGAGATCCAGCCCTTTAAACAGCCAGCTCCCATCCTGGCCATGACCCTGGATCATAGAAGG GCAAAGCTCTATGTGAGCTCGCCGACCGAGGTGGTCCAGGTGCCCATGGACATGTGCGAGGTGTATCACAGGAGCTGCGAGAGCTGCGTCATGGCAAAGGATCCTTATTGCGGATGGGCAGATGGGAACTGCGTCTCCGTTAAAACTAACTT GACAATGCTACAGAATGTGACCCTGGAGTCCTCAGCGGAAATATGTCCCCGTTTGGTCTTCAAACAGCAGGAAG TGGACAGCCCGAAGAGCTACCGGAACGTCACTGTGGCGCTCTTCTCCCGCTACTTCCTGCACTGCCCCACCGAATCCCACGCCGCCACCTACATGTGGCACCACAATGGCAGCCACGTCCAGAACTGCGGCTCCACCCACAGGCCCTGCATCCACTTCATCAAGAACATGACCCACGACCACTACGGGCGCTACACCTGCATCTCGGAGGAGAATGGCTTCTCCCAAACCCTCGTGAAGGAATGGCTGCTGAAGCAGCCTGCGCCCTCCCAGACTTTGATGCAGAGGAGCCAGGCTGTGGCCGCCTCCCCCTCCTTCTGGCTGGGCTTCCTGCAGATGATGGCTCTTGCCCGGCTGTTCCAGTGA
- the SEMA7A gene encoding semaphorin-7A isoform X1 translates to MGLNSRAAYLFALWTSHLFLLTAGHSRVNPRIITAPKGESRFQLDKHENFVTLYHEEGNSSLLVGVEGKLYYVDFESSSNHTEDFPEQDSGACQKPEDEKNYLTFIGKYHDTLLICGTNACKPTCWNLADRNKSEVAAQGLAPFVPNQNSLVLVDGEAIYSTISLHQHNGKIPRFRQVRGTGELYTSDTVMQNPKFVKATVIKQDERHDDKIYYFFREDNPDKSPEAPLQVSRVAQLCKGDKGGTSSLSASKWTTFLKATLVCVDPATKSNFNLLQDVFFVPSDKNWRETRVYGLFSNCWGYSAVCVYTIGDIDTVFRTSKLKGYTKDMPHVRPGQCPWDGNHTPPGTFKIADLYPEVEQRVQPVAPRNSPLFHNKNCYQEIGVHRIQARDGHTYNVLYLVTDKGYIHKMVEMPHGVLNILEIQPFKQPAPILAMTLDHRRAKLYVSSPTEVVQVPMDMCEVYHRSCESCVMAKDPYCGWADGNCVSVKTNLTMLQNVTLESSAEICPRLVFKQQEVDSPKSYRNVTVALFSRYFLHCPTESHAATYMWHHNGSHVQNCGSTHRPCIHFIKNMTHDHYGRYTCISEENGFSQTLVKEWLLKQPAPSQTLMQRSQAVAASPSFWLGFLQMMALARLFQ, encoded by the exons GGGAGAGCCGCTTTCAGCTGGACAAGCACGAGAATTTCGTAACTCTCTACCATGAGGAGGGGAATTCCTCTCTCTTGGTGGGAGTGGAGGGAAAGCTCTATTACGTCGACTTTGAGAGCTCCAGTAACCACACG GAGGACTTCCCAGAACAGGATTCAGGAGCCTGCCAAAAACCA GAGGACGAGAAGAACTACCTGACTTTCATTGGCAAGTACCATGACACGCTGTTGATCTGTGGGACAAATGCCTGCAAGCCGACCTGCTGGAACTTG gcCGATCGGAATAAATCTGAAGTGGCTGCACAGGGCTTGGCTCCTTTTGTGCCTAACCAGAACTCCCTGGTCCTTGTTGATG GCGAAGCCATCTATTCCACCATCAGCTTGCACCAGCACAATGGGAAGATACCCCGCTTCCGCCAGGTCCGAGGGACTGGGGAGCTCTACACCAGCGACACAGTGATGCAGA ACCCAAAGTTTGTGAAAGCCACTGTCATCAAACAAGATGAGCGCCATGATGACAAGATCTACTATTTCTTTCGAGAAGACAATCCGGACAAGAGTCCCGAGGCCCCGTTACAAGTCTCCAGAGTGGCCCAGCTGTGCAAG GGAGACaaagggggcaccagctccctcTCTGCTTCCAAGTGGACCACCTTCCTGAAGGCCACGCTGGTCTGCGTCGACCCAGCCACCAAGAGCAACTTCAACTTGCTGCAAGATGTCTTCTTTGTCCCGTCAGACAAGAACTGGAGGGAAACCAGAGTGTATGGACTCTTCTCCAACTGCTG GGGGTACTCGGCCGTTTGCGTCTACACCATCGGTGACATTGACACTGTGTTCCGGACATCGAAACTCAAAGGCTACACTAAGGACATGCCCCACGTCCGTCCTGGACAG TGCCCTTGGGACGGAAATCATACCCCTCCTGGGACTTTCAAAATAGCTGACCTCTACCCGGAGGTGGAGCAAAGAGTGCAGCCCGTTGCCCCAAGGAATAGCCCCCTATTCCACAACAAGAATTGCTACCAGGAAATCGGGGTGCACCGCATCCAGGCGAGAGACGGACACACCTACAACGTCCTCTATTTGGTGACAG ACAAAGGGTATATCCACAAAATGGTGGAGATGCCACACGGCGTCCTGAACATCCTAGAGATCCAGCCCTTTAAACAGCCAGCTCCCATCCTGGCCATGACCCTGGATCATAGAAGG GCAAAGCTCTATGTGAGCTCGCCGACCGAGGTGGTCCAGGTGCCCATGGACATGTGCGAGGTGTATCACAGGAGCTGCGAGAGCTGCGTCATGGCAAAGGATCCTTATTGCGGATGGGCAGATGGGAACTGCGTCTCCGTTAAAACTAACTT GACAATGCTACAGAATGTGACCCTGGAGTCCTCAGCGGAAATATGTCCCCGTTTGGTCTTCAAACAGCAGGAAG TGGACAGCCCGAAGAGCTACCGGAACGTCACTGTGGCGCTCTTCTCCCGCTACTTCCTGCACTGCCCCACCGAATCCCACGCCGCCACCTACATGTGGCACCACAATGGCAGCCACGTCCAGAACTGCGGCTCCACCCACAGGCCCTGCATCCACTTCATCAAGAACATGACCCACGACCACTACGGGCGCTACACCTGCATCTCGGAGGAGAATGGCTTCTCCCAAACCCTCGTGAAGGAATGGCTGCTGAAGCAGCCTGCGCCCTCCCAGACTTTGATGCAGAGGAGCCAGGCTGTGGCCGCCTCCCCCTCCTTCTGGCTGGGCTTCCTGCAGATGATGGCTCTTGCCCGGCTGTTCCAGTGA